A window of the Pseudomonas gozinkensis genome harbors these coding sequences:
- a CDS encoding OmpA family protein, producing MRKQLMIPALLAASVALAACSTPPNPNLEQARTNYAGLQANPQASKVAALETKDASDYLDKADKAYLDKQDAAKVDQLAYLTNQRVEVAKQTIALRTAENNLKNAAAQRAQARLDARDQQIKQLQDSLNAKQTDRGTLVTFGDVLFATNKADLKSSGLVNINKLAQFLQENPDRKVIVEGYTDSTGAANYNQSLSERRATSVQVALIKMGVDPSRIVVQGYGKEYPVADNGSVSGRAMNRRVEVTISNDNQPVMPRSAVSSN from the coding sequence ATGCGTAAACAACTGATGATCCCCGCTCTCCTGGCCGCAAGCGTTGCCCTGGCTGCCTGCTCGACGCCGCCGAACCCGAACCTGGAACAGGCGCGCACCAACTACGCCGGCCTGCAGGCCAACCCGCAGGCCAGCAAAGTCGCAGCGCTGGAAACCAAGGATGCCAGTGATTACCTGGACAAGGCCGACAAGGCTTACCTGGACAAGCAAGACGCTGCCAAGGTCGACCAACTGGCCTACCTGACCAATCAGCGCGTGGAAGTGGCCAAGCAGACCATCGCCCTGCGCACCGCTGAAAACAATCTGAAGAACGCCGCTGCCCAACGTGCCCAGGCCCGTCTGGACGCTCGCGATCAGCAGATCAAGCAGCTGCAGGACAGCCTCAACGCCAAGCAGACCGATCGCGGTACTTTGGTGACCTTCGGTGACGTGCTGTTCGCCACCAACAAGGCCGACCTGAAATCCAGCGGCCTGGTGAACATCAACAAACTGGCGCAATTCCTCCAGGAAAACCCTGACCGCAAGGTGATCGTCGAGGGCTACACCGACAGCACCGGCGCGGCGAACTACAACCAGTCGCTGTCCGAGCGCCGCGCGACTTCGGTGCAGGTTGCACTGATCAAGATGGGCGTCGACCCGTCGCGCATCGTGGTGCAGGGCTACGGCAAGGAATACCCGGTCGCGGATAACGGCAGCGTCTCGGGCCGTGCAATGAACCGTCGGGTGGAAGTGACCATTTCCAACGACAACCAGCCGGTGATGCCGCGTTCGGCTGTCAGCTCGAACTAA
- the lysS gene encoding lysine--tRNA ligase produces the protein MSDQQLDPQALQQEENSLIALRKEKLAAERAKGNAFPNDFRRENYCEALQKQYADKTKEELAEAAIPVKVAGRIMLNRGSFMVIQDMTGRIQVYVNRKTLSEDTLAAVKTWDMGDIIAAEGTLARSGKGDLYVEMTSVRLLTKSLRPLPDKHHGLTDTEQRYRQRYVDLIVNEDVRQTFRVRSQVIAHIRSFLMKRDFLEVETPMLQTIPGGAAAKPFETHHNALDMEMFLRIAPELYLKRLVVGGFEKVFEINRNFRNEGVSTRHNPEFTMLEFYQAYADYEDNMDLTEELFRELAQLVLGSTDVPYGDKVFHFGEPFVRLSVFDSILKYNPELTADDLNDIDKARAIAKKAGAKVLGFEGLGKLQVMIFEELVEHKLEQPHFITQYPFEVSPLARRNDDNPNVTDRFELFIGGREIANAYSELNDAEDQAERFMAQVADKDAGDDEAMHYDADFVRALEYGMPPTAGEGIGIDRLVMLLTNSPSIRDVILFPHMRPQA, from the coding sequence ATGAGCGACCAACAACTCGATCCGCAAGCCCTGCAACAGGAAGAAAACTCCCTGATCGCCCTGCGCAAGGAAAAGCTTGCTGCCGAGCGCGCCAAGGGCAATGCCTTCCCGAACGACTTCCGCCGCGAAAACTACTGCGAAGCACTGCAGAAACAGTACGCGGACAAGACCAAGGAAGAGCTCGCAGAGGCTGCGATCCCGGTCAAGGTTGCAGGTCGCATCATGCTCAACCGTGGCTCGTTCATGGTGATCCAGGACATGACCGGTCGCATCCAGGTCTACGTCAACCGCAAGACCCTGTCCGAAGACACCCTGGCCGCGGTGAAAACCTGGGACATGGGCGACATCATCGCCGCCGAAGGCACCCTGGCCCGTTCCGGCAAGGGCGACCTGTACGTCGAGATGACCAGCGTGCGCCTGCTGACCAAATCCCTGCGCCCGCTGCCGGACAAGCATCACGGCCTGACCGACACCGAACAGCGCTACCGTCAGCGTTACGTTGACCTGATCGTCAACGAAGACGTGCGTCAGACCTTCCGCGTCCGTTCGCAAGTGATCGCGCACATCCGCAGCTTCCTGATGAAGCGCGACTTCCTCGAAGTCGAAACGCCGATGCTGCAGACCATTCCTGGCGGCGCCGCGGCCAAACCGTTCGAAACCCACCACAACGCGCTGGACATGGAAATGTTCCTGCGTATCGCCCCGGAGCTGTACCTCAAGCGTCTGGTGGTTGGCGGCTTCGAAAAAGTGTTCGAGATCAACCGCAACTTCCGTAACGAAGGCGTTTCGACTCGTCACAATCCTGAATTCACCATGTTGGAGTTCTACCAGGCTTACGCCGACTACGAAGACAACATGGACCTGACCGAAGAGCTGTTCCGCGAGCTGGCGCAGCTGGTTCTGGGCAGCACCGACGTGCCGTACGGCGACAAGGTGTTCCACTTCGGCGAGCCGTTCGTGCGCCTGTCGGTGTTCGACTCGATCCTCAAGTACAACCCTGAGCTGACCGCCGATGACCTGAACGACATCGACAAGGCTCGCGCCATCGCCAAGAAGGCCGGCGCCAAGGTGCTGGGCTTCGAAGGTCTGGGCAAGCTGCAGGTGATGATTTTCGAAGAGCTGGTCGAGCACAAGCTGGAACAGCCGCACTTCATCACCCAGTACCCGTTCGAAGTGTCGCCGCTGGCCCGTCGCAACGATGACAACCCGAACGTCACCGACCGCTTCGAGCTGTTCATCGGCGGCCGTGAAATCGCCAACGCCTACTCCGAGCTCAACGACGCGGAAGACCAGGCCGAGCGCTTCATGGCGCAGGTGGCCGACAAGGACGCCGGCGACGACGAAGCCATGCATTACGACGCCGACTTCGTTCGTGCGCTGGAGTACGGCATGCCGCCAACGGCCGGCGAAGGTATCGGCATCGACCGTCTGGTGATGCTGCTGACCAACTCGCCGTCGATCCGCGACGTGATCCTGTTCCCGCACATGCGGCCGCAAGCGTAA
- a CDS encoding alpha/beta hydrolase, whose product MRILGIFCLLLTLGGCSSLLFYPEPGQLFTPEKAKLEYRTVTLTTADGLKLNAWWLPAKPGVEVKGTVLHLHGNGGNLPMHLGGSWWLPKNGYQVLLVDYRGYGLSEGEPSLPAIYQDIDAAFAWLDKAPEVKGKPLVLLGQSLGGAMAVHWLVQHPQRQKQLKALVLDGVPASYRSVGQYALSTSWLTWPFQVPLSWLVPDGDSAINAMPQLNGVPKLIFHSLDDPLVPLSNGIRLYQAAPPPRVLQLTRGGHVQTFGDPVWRQVMLRYLDDPEHFNGLRRLGEIPNYPTPPNSEDEPPESPQ is encoded by the coding sequence ATGAGAATCCTCGGCATCTTCTGCCTGCTCCTGACCCTCGGCGGTTGCAGCTCGTTGCTGTTCTACCCCGAGCCAGGCCAGTTGTTTACCCCGGAAAAGGCCAAACTCGAATACCGCACCGTCACCCTGACCACCGCCGACGGCCTCAAGCTGAACGCCTGGTGGCTGCCGGCCAAACCCGGGGTCGAGGTCAAGGGCACGGTCCTGCATCTGCATGGCAACGGCGGGAATCTGCCGATGCACCTGGGCGGGAGCTGGTGGTTGCCGAAAAACGGCTATCAAGTGCTGCTGGTGGACTATCGCGGTTACGGCTTGTCCGAGGGCGAACCGAGCCTGCCGGCGATCTATCAGGACATCGATGCCGCCTTCGCCTGGCTGGACAAGGCGCCGGAGGTCAAAGGAAAACCGCTGGTGCTGCTGGGCCAGAGCTTGGGTGGTGCAATGGCCGTGCATTGGCTGGTGCAACATCCGCAAAGACAGAAACAGCTCAAGGCCCTGGTGCTCGACGGTGTGCCCGCCAGTTATCGCAGCGTCGGCCAATACGCCCTCAGCACCTCATGGCTGACCTGGCCGTTTCAGGTGCCGCTGTCGTGGCTGGTGCCGGATGGCGACAGTGCGATCAACGCGATGCCGCAGCTCAACGGCGTGCCGAAACTGATCTTTCACAGCCTCGACGATCCGCTGGTGCCCCTTTCCAACGGCATCCGTCTGTATCAAGCTGCGCCGCCACCGCGCGTGTTGCAACTGACTCGCGGCGGCCATGTGCAGACCTTCGGCGATCCGGTCTGGCGTCAGGTGATGCTGCGCTACCTCGACGATCCCGAACACTTCAACGGCCTGCGCCGCCTCGGCGAGATCCCGAATTATCCGACACCCCCGAATTCTGAAGACGAACCACCAGAGAGTCCGCAATGA
- the prfB gene encoding peptide chain release factor 2 (programmed frameshift) gives MEINPILNTIKDLSERSETIRGYLDYDQKHERLIEVNRELEDPAVWNKPEYAQELGRERAALAQIVDTLDELNGGLADCRELLDMAVEENDEGAVNDVVEVLQGLEESLSKLEFRRMFSHEMDPNNAYLDIQAGSGGTEAQDWANILLRMYLRWADKRGFDATIMELSAGEVAGIKGATVHIKGEYAFGWLRTEIGVHRLVRKSPFDSGNRRHTSFSAVFVSPEIDDKVEIEINPADLRIDTYRSSGAGGQHVNTTDSAVRITHVPTNTVVSCQNERSQHANKDTAMKMLRAKLYEQEMQKRNAASQALEDTKSDIGWGHQIRSYVLDASRIKDLRTNIERSDCDKVLDGDIDEYLEASLKSGL, from the exons ATGGAAATCAACCCGATCCTGAACACCATCAAGGACCTGTCCGAGCGCTCCGAAACTATTCGGGGGTATCTT GACTACGATCAAAAGCATGAGCGTCTGATCGAAGTCAATCGCGAGCTTGAAGATCCTGCAGTCTGGAACAAACCTGAATACGCCCAGGAACTGGGCCGCGAGCGCGCTGCGCTGGCGCAGATCGTCGACACCCTCGACGAACTGAACGGTGGCCTGGCCGATTGCCGCGAGCTGCTGGACATGGCCGTTGAAGAGAACGACGAGGGCGCGGTCAACGACGTCGTCGAAGTCCTTCAAGGTCTCGAAGAGTCCCTGTCCAAGCTCGAATTCCGCCGTATGTTCAGCCACGAGATGGACCCGAACAACGCCTACCTGGACATCCAGGCCGGCTCCGGCGGCACCGAAGCCCAGGACTGGGCCAACATCCTGCTGCGCATGTACCTGCGCTGGGCCGACAAACGCGGCTTCGACGCGACCATCATGGAGCTGTCGGCCGGTGAAGTCGCCGGGATCAAGGGTGCGACCGTGCACATCAAGGGCGAATACGCCTTTGGCTGGCTGCGGACCGAGATCGGCGTGCACCGTCTGGTGCGCAAGAGCCCGTTCGACTCCGGCAACCGTCGCCACACTTCTTTCTCCGCGGTTTTCGTCTCGCCAGAGATCGACGACAAGGTGGAAATCGAAATCAACCCGGCAGACCTGCGGATCGACACCTATCGTTCCTCCGGTGCCGGTGGTCAGCACGTAAACACCACCGACTCGGCCGTACGTATCACTCACGTACCGACCAACACCGTGGTGAGCTGCCAGAACGAACGCTCCCAGCACGCCAACAAGGACACCGCCATGAAAATGCTGCGGGCCAAGTTGTACGAGCAGGAAATGCAGAAGCGCAACGCCGCGTCCCAGGCCCTGGAAGACACCAAGTCGGATATCGGCTGGGGTCACCAGATCCGTTCGTACGTGCTCGATGCGTCGCGGATCAAGGATCTGCGCACCAACATCGAACGCAGTGACTGCGACAAGGTGCTCGACGGCGACATCGACGAATACCTGGAAGCCAGCCTGAAATCGGGGCTGTAA
- a CDS encoding TetR/AcrR family transcriptional regulator: MAQEGAAGIATAVAESVQYQGRKASRQGSEQRRQDILDAAMRIVVRDGVRAVRHRAVAAEAGVPLSATTYYFKDIDDLLTDTFAQYVERSAAYMAKLWINNEGLLREMVVSGDGSPESRSQLADDIARLMADYVHRQLVNRREHLMAEQAFRQEALLNPRLAELVRSHQQILLQGTCQLFQVLGSREPQQDAKVLTAIIGRMEYQGLLNDAEPLAEEDMLGILTRYMHLVLASV, encoded by the coding sequence ATGGCTCAAGAGGGTGCAGCGGGTATCGCCACTGCGGTCGCTGAAAGTGTTCAGTACCAGGGCCGCAAGGCCAGCCGGCAGGGCAGCGAGCAGCGTCGGCAGGACATTCTCGATGCGGCGATGCGCATTGTCGTGCGCGACGGTGTGCGGGCCGTGCGTCACCGCGCGGTGGCCGCCGAGGCCGGTGTGCCGCTGTCGGCCACCACGTATTACTTCAAGGACATCGATGATCTGCTCACCGATACCTTCGCCCAGTACGTCGAACGCAGCGCGGCCTATATGGCCAAGCTGTGGATCAACAACGAAGGCCTGCTGCGCGAGATGGTGGTCAGTGGCGACGGCAGCCCGGAGTCGCGTTCGCAACTGGCCGACGATATCGCACGGCTGATGGCTGACTACGTGCACCGGCAACTGGTCAACCGCCGCGAGCATTTGATGGCCGAGCAGGCGTTCCGCCAGGAAGCGCTGCTCAACCCGCGTCTGGCGGAACTGGTGCGTTCCCATCAGCAGATTCTGTTGCAGGGCACCTGCCAGTTGTTCCAGGTATTGGGCTCGCGCGAGCCGCAGCAGGATGCCAAGGTGTTGACGGCGATTATCGGACGGATGGAATATCAGGGCCTGCTCAACGACGCCGAGCCTTTGGCCGAAGAGGACATGCTCGGCATTCTGACGCGTTATATGCATTTGGTACTCGCGTCGGTGTAG
- a CDS encoding flavohemoglobin expression-modulating QEGLA motif protein: MDDYQQTIRILSDRIVLAQTPIRVLDAVKWDENIRKGFLKAKGKELPAVDRDYYLNRPLSFDSSKVKLEFQNIERDITRQLGQFNPVGQIMRRMCKEYRMVVRMLEARGTEDFGLISQELYGAASDAFHAGDPTLADLGLMMSDYLNNIDGRGDLKDEPKILTAKDAVHLLQTRLNKVFGEAEETIRVFESDGIVADAAAGADYIKIRTDAMFNDRDVRALEVHEGLVHVGTTLNGLNQPICTFLSKGPPSSTVTQEGLAILMEIITFASYPSRLRKLTNRTRAIHMVEEGADFLQVFEFFREQGFEMAESYGNASRVFRGSTPTGLPFTKDLSYLKGFIMVYNYIQLAVRKGKLEQIPLLFCGKTTLEDMRTLRQLVDEGLVVPPKYLPDQFRDMNALSAWMCFSNFLNHLSLDRIEADYSNIL, translated from the coding sequence GTGGACGATTACCAGCAGACGATACGCATTCTGTCCGATCGCATAGTGCTGGCGCAGACGCCGATCCGCGTGCTCGACGCGGTCAAGTGGGACGAGAACATCCGCAAGGGGTTCCTCAAGGCCAAGGGCAAGGAATTGCCGGCGGTGGATCGCGACTACTACCTCAACCGGCCGCTGTCCTTTGACTCCAGCAAGGTCAAGCTGGAATTCCAGAACATCGAACGGGACATCACCCGTCAGCTCGGCCAGTTCAACCCGGTCGGCCAGATCATGCGCCGCATGTGCAAGGAATACCGGATGGTGGTGCGTATGCTCGAAGCGCGCGGCACCGAGGATTTCGGCCTGATTTCCCAGGAACTGTACGGCGCCGCGTCCGACGCGTTCCACGCCGGTGACCCGACCCTGGCCGACCTCGGCCTGATGATGTCGGACTATCTGAACAACATCGACGGCCGTGGCGACCTGAAGGACGAACCGAAGATCCTCACCGCCAAGGACGCCGTGCACTTGTTGCAAACCCGTCTGAACAAGGTGTTCGGCGAGGCCGAGGAAACCATTCGCGTGTTCGAGTCTGACGGTATCGTCGCCGACGCGGCGGCGGGCGCCGACTACATCAAGATCCGCACTGACGCGATGTTCAACGACCGAGACGTGCGCGCGCTGGAAGTCCACGAAGGTCTGGTGCACGTCGGCACCACGCTCAACGGTTTGAACCAGCCGATCTGCACCTTCCTGTCCAAGGGCCCGCCCTCGTCGACGGTGACTCAGGAAGGCCTGGCGATCCTGATGGAAATCATCACCTTTGCCTCCTACCCGAGCCGTTTGCGCAAACTGACCAACCGCACCCGCGCCATTCATATGGTCGAGGAGGGCGCGGACTTCCTGCAGGTGTTCGAGTTCTTCCGCGAGCAGGGCTTCGAAATGGCGGAAAGTTACGGCAATGCCAGTCGGGTTTTCCGTGGATCGACGCCGACCGGTCTGCCATTCACCAAAGACTTGTCCTACCTCAAGGGCTTCATCATGGTTTACAACTACATTCAGTTGGCCGTGCGCAAGGGCAAGCTCGAGCAGATCCCGCTGTTGTTCTGTGGCAAGACTACGCTTGAGGACATGCGAACCCTGCGTCAACTGGTGGACGAGGGCCTGGTGGTGCCGCCCAAGTACCTGCCGGACCAGTTCCGCGACATGAACGCGTTGTCGGCGTGGATGTGCTTCTCCAACTTCCTCAATCACTTGAGCCTGGACCGGATCGAGGCGGATTACTCCAACATCCTGTAG
- a CDS encoding DUF4398 domain-containing protein: MELKTMKTQTSFSHLRGLKLAALAIGTSFVLAGCAGNPPTEQYAVTQSAVNSAVSAGGTEFAAVEMKQAQDKLKQAEIAMHDKKYDEARTLSEQAEWDARVAERKAQAMKAEQAVKDSQKGVQELRQESQRTVQ, translated from the coding sequence ATGGAGTTGAAGACCATGAAGACCCAAACCTCGTTCTCCCACCTGCGCGGTCTGAAACTGGCCGCCCTGGCCATCGGCACCAGCTTCGTGCTGGCCGGTTGCGCCGGCAATCCACCGACCGAGCAGTACGCCGTGACCCAATCGGCGGTCAACAGTGCGGTCAGCGCCGGCGGTACCGAATTCGCCGCCGTGGAAATGAAGCAGGCCCAGGACAAGCTCAAACAAGCCGAAATTGCCATGCACGACAAGAAGTATGACGAGGCCCGCACATTGTCCGAACAGGCCGAGTGGGACGCCCGCGTCGCTGAACGCAAGGCTCAGGCGATGAAAGCCGAACAAGCTGTGAAGGATTCCCAGAAAGGTGTTCAGGAACTGCGTCAGGAAAGTCAGCGCACCGTGCAGTAA